From a single bacterium genomic region:
- a CDS encoding aminodeoxychorismate/anthranilate synthase component II, which translates to MILVIDNYDSFTYNLVQYLGELGEELEVRRNDASTVDEIAALRPEAIVVSPGPCTPAEAGVSTPLVASLAGRVPILGVCLGHQCIGAACGGAVVRGLAPVHGKTSRIHHDGRTIFTGLPSPITGTRYHSLVIDPGRLPPSLEVSARTEDGVIMGVRHRTAIVEGVQFHPESVLTDYGHAILRNFLAVARGQTPPGLAGTLPQAPAVAVGS; encoded by the coding sequence ATGATCCTGGTTATCGACAACTACGACTCGTTCACGTACAACCTCGTGCAGTATCTCGGCGAGCTCGGGGAGGAGCTCGAGGTCCGCCGAAACGACGCGAGCACGGTCGACGAGATCGCGGCCCTGCGGCCGGAGGCGATCGTGGTCTCGCCCGGCCCGTGCACCCCGGCGGAAGCGGGCGTGAGCACGCCGCTCGTCGCATCCCTCGCCGGGCGGGTCCCGATCCTCGGCGTCTGCCTCGGACACCAGTGCATCGGCGCGGCCTGCGGCGGCGCGGTCGTGCGGGGCCTCGCGCCGGTGCATGGCAAGACGTCCCGCATCCATCACGACGGCCGGACGATCTTCACGGGGCTGCCGAGCCCGATCACCGGCACGCGATACCACTCGCTGGTGATCGACCCCGGCCGCCTGCCGCCGTCGCTCGAAGTCTCCGCCCGCACCGAGGACGGCGTCATCATGGGCGTGCGTCACCGCACCGCGATCGTCGAGGGGGTGCAGTTCCACCCCGAATCGGTGCTGACCGACTACGGGCACGCCATACTCCGGAACTTCCTGGCGGTGGCGCGGGGACAGACGCCGCCGGGACTCGCCGGAACGCTCCCGCAGGCGCCGGCGGTAGCCGTGGGGAGCTAG
- the trpS gene encoding tryptophan--tRNA ligase — translation MPETQTTHTAVRRTAPGKKGRLLTGDRPTGRLHIGHYVGSLENRLRLQEEYECFFLVADYHVLTTGVERTREIAGNVEDLLLDYLSVGIDPERSTIYVQSLVPEVAVLHLIFSMLTTVPRLQRVPTLKEVMRDLKLETATAGLLTYPVLQAADILMVRADVVPVGKDQSSHLEVTREVARRFNELYGPVFPEPATITGRVGTLVGTDGEAKMSKSLGNTIDLSDDPETVRRKVMGMFTDPTRIHPTDPGHVEGNPVFTYHDAFNRDAAEVEELKERYRKGTVGDVEVKKRLVRVINEFLDPIRDRRARWAAQPERLREIVLEGSRVARREAQATLALCLERMGMDYFRGVRDEAAVE, via the coding sequence ATGCCTGAGACCCAGACCACCCACACGGCCGTCCGGCGGACCGCGCCGGGCAAGAAAGGCCGGCTCCTCACGGGCGACCGGCCCACCGGCCGGCTGCACATCGGACACTACGTCGGCTCACTCGAGAACCGCCTCCGGCTGCAGGAAGAATACGAGTGCTTCTTCCTGGTCGCCGACTACCACGTGCTCACGACCGGCGTCGAGCGGACCCGGGAGATCGCCGGCAACGTGGAGGATCTCCTGCTCGACTACCTGAGCGTCGGCATCGACCCGGAGCGCAGCACGATCTACGTGCAGTCGCTGGTCCCCGAAGTCGCCGTGCTGCACCTCATCTTCTCGATGCTGACGACGGTCCCGCGGCTCCAGCGCGTGCCGACGCTCAAGGAAGTCATGCGCGATCTCAAGCTCGAGACCGCGACCGCCGGCCTCCTGACGTACCCGGTCCTGCAGGCGGCGGACATCCTGATGGTCCGCGCCGACGTCGTGCCGGTCGGCAAGGACCAGTCGAGCCACCTCGAGGTCACGCGCGAGGTCGCGCGCCGCTTCAACGAGCTGTACGGGCCGGTGTTCCCCGAGCCGGCGACGATCACCGGCCGGGTCGGCACGCTCGTGGGCACGGACGGCGAGGCCAAGATGAGCAAGTCCCTCGGCAACACGATCGATCTCTCCGACGACCCCGAGACGGTGCGGCGCAAGGTCATGGGGATGTTCACGGATCCGACGCGGATCCACCCGACCGATCCCGGGCACGTCGAGGGAAATCCCGTGTTCACCTACCACGACGCGTTCAACCGGGACGCCGCGGAGGTCGAAGAGCTGAAGGAGCGCTACCGCAAGGGGACCGTGGGCGACGTCGAGGTCAAGAAGCGCCTCGTTCGGGTCATCAACGAGTTCCTCGACCCGATCCGGGACCGCCGGGCGCGGTGGGCCGCGCAGCCGGAGCGCCTGCGCGAGATCGTCCTCGAGGGCAGCCGGGTCGCGCGCCGCGAGGCGCAGGCGACGTTGGCGTTGTGTTTGGAGCGGATGGGGATGGACTACTTCCGCGGGGTCCGCGACGAGGCGGCCGTCGAATGA
- the trpD gene encoding anthranilate phosphoribosyltransferase: protein MPLRPAIAKVAARETLTEAEAHAAMSHIMDGEATPAQIAAFITGLAIRGETVDEITGFARAIREHAVTIAPRADHLVDVVGTGGDRLNTFNISTTSAFVIAGAGGHVAKHGNRAASSRSGAADVLEALGVNLEAPPEVVQACVEEVGIGFLFAPRFHPAFKHALAPRREIGIRTVFNILGPLTNPAGARRYLQGVPSPAHTEVMGRVLAQLGADRAFVVHGLDGMDEITLCGPTQVTEVRDEAVRTSTITPEQFGFRRAALEDLRGGTPQENAATTVAILNGNERGPRRDIVVLNAGVALVAAGIAETFDDGVTRAAQSIDTGRAYDRLEALRLRTKFA from the coding sequence ATGCCGCTGCGACCCGCGATCGCCAAAGTCGCCGCCCGCGAGACCCTCACGGAGGCGGAGGCTCACGCCGCGATGAGCCACATCATGGACGGCGAGGCCACGCCGGCGCAGATCGCCGCCTTCATCACCGGGCTCGCGATCCGCGGCGAGACGGTCGACGAGATCACCGGGTTCGCCCGCGCGATTCGCGAACACGCCGTGACGATCGCGCCCCGCGCCGACCACCTCGTCGACGTGGTGGGCACCGGCGGCGATCGCCTCAACACGTTCAACATCTCGACCACCTCGGCGTTCGTGATCGCCGGCGCCGGCGGGCACGTCGCGAAGCACGGCAACCGGGCCGCCAGCAGCCGCAGCGGCGCCGCCGACGTCCTCGAGGCGCTGGGCGTGAATCTCGAGGCGCCGCCCGAGGTCGTCCAGGCCTGCGTCGAGGAGGTCGGGATCGGCTTCCTGTTCGCGCCGCGGTTCCATCCGGCGTTCAAGCACGCGCTGGCGCCCCGGCGCGAGATCGGCATCCGGACGGTCTTCAACATCCTCGGCCCGCTCACCAACCCGGCCGGTGCGCGCCGCTACCTGCAGGGCGTGCCGAGCCCGGCGCACACCGAGGTGATGGGCCGGGTGCTGGCGCAGCTCGGCGCCGACCGGGCCTTCGTGGTGCACGGTCTCGACGGCATGGACGAGATCACGCTGTGCGGGCCGACCCAGGTGACGGAAGTCCGGGACGAGGCGGTGCGCACGTCCACGATCACCCCGGAGCAGTTCGGCTTCCGGCGGGCGGCGCTCGAGGATCTCCGCGGCGGCACGCCGCAGGAGAACGCCGCGACAACCGTCGCGATCTTGAACGGGAACGAGCGCGGGCCCCGCCGGGACATCGTGGTGCTGAACGCCGGCGTCGCCCTCGTCGCGGCGGGGATCGCCGAGACGTTCGACGACGGCGTGACCCGGGCGGCGCAGAGCATCGACACCGGGCGCGCGTACGACCGGCTCGAGGCGCTGCGGCTTCGGACGAAGTTCGCGTAG
- the trpC gene encoding indole-3-glycerol phosphate synthase TrpC yields MGVLEQIVAHKREELADRRRRMPAADVRGRAADAPPARPFHAALRAPGGPLTGSGGGIRLIAEVKGASPSAGTIRADFDPAAIARAYAAAGAAAISVLTDARFFHGADEHLTRVRRAVEVPLLRKDFTLEPYQVYEARAIGADAVLLIAAILDRAAAADLMALAADLGMAALVEVHTDGELEAALAASAGLVGINNRNLDTLATSLEVTRRLRPRVPSGVTVVAESGIAERRDVEEMARLGVDAVLVGSALMRSADPGARVRELLGAGPEERPVGGANTGRDHA; encoded by the coding sequence ATGGGCGTCCTCGAGCAGATTGTGGCACACAAACGCGAGGAGCTGGCGGACCGCCGGCGGCGGATGCCCGCCGCGGACGTGCGCGGGCGGGCCGCGGACGCCCCACCCGCGCGGCCCTTCCACGCCGCGCTGCGCGCCCCAGGCGGGCCGCTGACCGGCTCAGGCGGGGGCATCCGGCTGATCGCGGAAGTCAAAGGCGCGTCGCCCTCCGCCGGGACGATCCGCGCGGACTTCGATCCCGCGGCGATCGCGCGCGCCTACGCCGCAGCCGGTGCGGCCGCGATCTCCGTGCTCACGGACGCGCGGTTCTTTCACGGCGCCGACGAGCATCTGACGCGGGTGCGGCGGGCCGTCGAGGTTCCGCTGCTGCGCAAGGACTTCACGCTGGAACCCTATCAGGTGTACGAGGCGCGGGCGATCGGCGCCGACGCCGTGCTCCTGATCGCGGCGATCCTGGACCGGGCCGCGGCCGCGGACCTCATGGCCCTCGCGGCGGACCTCGGCATGGCGGCGCTCGTCGAGGTGCACACGGACGGCGAGCTCGAGGCGGCGCTCGCGGCCAGCGCGGGCCTGGTGGGCATCAACAACCGCAACCTCGATACGCTCGCGACCTCGCTCGAGGTGACCCGGCGGCTGCGGCCCCGCGTCCCGTCCGGCGTGACGGTGGTGGCCGAAAGCGGCATCGCGGAGCGGCGGGACGTCGAGGAAATGGCGCGGCTCGGCGTCGATGCCGTGCTCGTCGGCTCGGCGCTGATGCGGTCGGCCGACCCGGGCGCCCGCGTCCGCGAGTTGCTCGGCGCGGGGCCGGAAGAGCGTCCCGTCGGAGGGGCGAACACGGGGAGGGACCATGCCTGA